From the Amycolatopsis thermoflava N1165 genome, one window contains:
- a CDS encoding serine/threonine-protein kinase, which yields MTEEQTQQTTPRPVGPRVVAGRYALLGELGRGGHGVVWRAQDQVIGRQVAIKELRLPDGAEDTVFTERVLREVRTAGRLNDPAIVTVFDVVTEDGATYIVMELVEAPTLGDLVRHHGALPPQQVASIGQQVLSALQAAHEAGIVHRDVKPGNIMVGANGRVKLTDFGIATAIDDPRLTSSGTIVGSPAFMAPERLDGREALPDSDLWSLGATLFLAVEGKSAFDRPTTAATMNAILTEVPYLTRVQGPLASAIMGLLVAKPEGRISAAQAAHLLGIAAHNTPPGGVATAVHNGQPPTRFAPAPSRTGRRGLWVTAGAVLGVVLLAGGFLAGQWWATEAADPAMLPTMVYGAGGDLEFEPGSSYRCYNGRLEPGYRITSDNQVDCDKAHELELYDEQDSLGNAGSGDDEAGFVAYPGADALRRYAESFCALSFHSATIDAAERATLSYRALVPSQADWDAVPEKSYDDPVRGIYCLVSKKGGGQLTEAVTLKVR from the coding sequence TTGACCGAAGAGCAGACCCAGCAGACCACGCCGCGCCCGGTCGGACCACGGGTGGTGGCCGGCCGCTACGCGCTCCTCGGCGAGCTGGGCCGGGGCGGGCACGGCGTCGTGTGGCGGGCGCAGGACCAGGTGATCGGCCGCCAGGTCGCGATCAAGGAGCTGCGCCTGCCCGACGGCGCCGAGGACACCGTCTTCACCGAGCGGGTGCTGCGGGAGGTGCGCACCGCGGGGCGGCTGAACGACCCGGCCATCGTCACGGTCTTCGACGTGGTCACCGAGGACGGCGCGACCTACATCGTGATGGAGCTGGTCGAGGCGCCCACGCTGGGCGACCTGGTGCGCCACCACGGCGCGCTGCCGCCGCAGCAGGTGGCCTCGATCGGGCAGCAGGTGCTCTCCGCGCTGCAGGCCGCGCACGAGGCCGGCATCGTGCACCGCGACGTCAAGCCGGGCAACATCATGGTCGGCGCGAACGGGCGGGTGAAGCTCACCGACTTCGGCATCGCCACCGCGATCGACGACCCGCGGCTGACCTCGAGCGGCACGATCGTGGGCTCGCCCGCGTTCATGGCGCCGGAGCGGCTCGACGGGCGGGAGGCGCTGCCCGACTCCGACCTGTGGTCACTGGGCGCGACGCTGTTCCTGGCCGTCGAGGGCAAGTCCGCGTTCGACCGCCCGACCACCGCCGCGACCATGAACGCGATCCTCACCGAGGTGCCCTACCTGACCAGGGTCCAGGGCCCGCTGGCCTCGGCGATCATGGGCCTGCTGGTGGCCAAGCCGGAGGGCCGGATCTCCGCGGCCCAGGCCGCGCACCTGCTCGGCATCGCCGCCCACAACACCCCGCCCGGGGGCGTCGCCACCGCTGTCCACAACGGACAACCGCCGACCCGGTTCGCCCCGGCGCCGTCCCGCACCGGCCGCCGCGGCCTGTGGGTCACCGCGGGCGCCGTCCTCGGCGTCGTGCTGCTGGCCGGCGGTTTCCTGGCCGGCCAGTGGTGGGCGACCGAGGCGGCGGACCCGGCGATGCTGCCGACCATGGTCTACGGCGCGGGCGGCGACCTGGAGTTCGAGCCGGGCAGCTCCTACCGGTGCTACAACGGCCGGCTCGAACCCGGCTACCGGATCACCTCCGACAACCAGGTCGACTGCGACAAGGCACACGAGCTGGAGCTCTACGACGAGCAGGACAGCCTCGGCAACGCCGGCTCCGGGGACGACGAAGCCGGGTTCGTGGCGTACCCCGGCGCCGACGCGCTGCGCCGCTACGCCGAGTCCTTCTGCGCGCTGAGCTTCCACTCCGCAACGATCGACGCGGCCGAGCGCGCCACGCTCAGCTACCGCGCGCTCGTCCCGTCGCAGGCCGACTGGGACGCCGTCCCGGAGAAGTCCTACGACGATCCGGTCCGCGGCATCTACTGCCTGGTGTCGAAGAAGGGCGGCGGCCAGCTCACCGAGGCGGTCACGCTGAAGGTCCGCTGA
- a CDS encoding Nramp family divalent metal transporter, which translates to MALTEQLGPRLKRVRSGSLLLGPAFVAAIAYVDPGNVASNISAGAQFGYLLVWVIVAANLMAGLVQYLSAKLGLVTGLSLPENLRERMPRAARLGYWAQAETVAIATDLAEVVGGAIALYLLFDLPLLAGGVITGVVSMVLLLVQDKRGQRPFERVVTGLLGVIAVGFLASVFVEPPSAADAAAGLVPRFAGTESVLIAAAMLGATVMPHAVYLHSGLARDRHGKVDAARRSRLLRITRFDVGLAMLLAGAVNLSMVLLAATNLQGQDGVDSIEGAHAAVGNTLGPAVALLFAIGLLASGLASTSVGAYAGAMIMQGLLRKRIPLLLRRLITLLPAIVVLAIGVDPSRALVVSQVVLSFGIPFALVPLVRLTSDRGLMGTAANHRATTTLAWVIAAVIITLNVALIYLTFAG; encoded by the coding sequence ATGGCGCTGACGGAACAGCTCGGACCACGGCTCAAGCGGGTGCGCTCCGGTTCCCTGCTGCTCGGGCCCGCGTTCGTCGCCGCGATCGCCTACGTCGACCCGGGCAACGTCGCCTCCAACATCAGCGCCGGGGCCCAGTTCGGCTACCTGCTGGTGTGGGTGATCGTGGCCGCCAACCTGATGGCCGGGCTGGTCCAGTACCTGTCGGCGAAGCTGGGCCTGGTCACCGGCCTGTCCCTGCCGGAGAACCTGCGCGAGCGGATGCCGCGGGCCGCGCGCCTCGGCTACTGGGCGCAGGCCGAGACGGTCGCGATCGCGACCGACCTGGCCGAGGTCGTCGGCGGCGCGATCGCCCTGTACCTGCTGTTCGACCTGCCGCTGCTGGCCGGCGGCGTGATCACCGGCGTGGTGTCGATGGTCCTGCTGCTGGTGCAGGACAAGCGTGGCCAGCGGCCGTTCGAGCGGGTCGTCACCGGCCTGCTCGGCGTCATCGCGGTCGGGTTCCTGGCCAGCGTGTTCGTGGAACCGCCGTCCGCGGCGGACGCGGCGGCCGGGCTGGTCCCGCGGTTCGCCGGCACCGAAAGCGTGCTGATCGCCGCCGCCATGCTCGGCGCCACCGTCATGCCGCACGCCGTCTACCTGCACTCCGGGCTCGCCCGCGACCGGCACGGCAAGGTCGACGCCGCCCGCCGGTCGCGCCTGCTGCGGATCACCCGCTTCGACGTCGGCCTGGCGATGCTGCTGGCCGGCGCGGTGAACCTGTCGATGGTGCTGCTGGCCGCCACGAACCTGCAGGGCCAGGACGGCGTCGACTCGATCGAAGGCGCGCACGCCGCCGTGGGAAACACGCTCGGCCCGGCCGTCGCGCTGCTGTTCGCGATCGGGCTGCTGGCCTCCGGCCTGGCCTCGACCTCGGTGGGCGCCTACGCCGGCGCGATGATCATGCAGGGCCTGCTGCGCAAGCGGATCCCGCTGCTGCTGCGGCGGCTGATCACGCTGCTGCCCGCGATCGTGGTGCTCGCGATCGGCGTGGACCCCAGCCGCGCGCTGGTGGTGTCCCAGGTGGTGCTGTCCTTCGGCATCCCGTTCGCACTGGTGCCGCTGGTGCGGCTGACCAGCGACCGCGGGCTGATGGGGACCGCCGCGAATCACCGCGCGACCACGACGCTGGCGTGGGTGATCGCCGCGGTCATCATCACCCTCAACGTGGCGCTGATCTACCTCACGTTCGCGGGCTGA
- a CDS encoding ACT domain-containing protein, translating to MKRLAIDVQPGEYAVARLDPGVPVPALDAPDRLVSVTRTPAETSVICPAGLAPEGARVESGWRLLTVRGPLAFTLTGIIAALASELASAGVGLFTLSTFDTDHVLVKEGDLARAVQALRAAGHEVAE from the coding sequence GTGAAACGGCTCGCCATCGACGTCCAGCCGGGCGAGTACGCGGTCGCGCGGCTGGATCCGGGCGTTCCGGTGCCCGCTCTGGACGCGCCGGACCGGCTGGTCTCGGTCACGCGCACGCCCGCGGAGACCTCGGTGATCTGCCCGGCCGGCCTGGCCCCGGAGGGCGCCCGGGTCGAGTCCGGCTGGCGGCTGCTGACCGTGCGCGGCCCGCTGGCGTTCACCCTCACCGGGATCATCGCCGCGCTGGCCAGCGAGCTGGCGTCCGCGGGGGTCGGCCTGTTCACGCTGTCCACGTTCGACACCGACCACGTGCTGGTGAAGGAAGGCGACCTGGCGCGCGCGGTGCAGGCGCTGCGCGCGGCCGGGCACGAGGTCGCGGAGTAG
- the thyX gene encoding FAD-dependent thymidylate synthase: MAETVSPKVQLIAKTEFFPPEDVPWSTDADGGEALAEFAGRACYQSWKKPNPKTATNAGYIDHIIEVGHLSVLEHGSVSFYISGVSRSLTHELIRHRHFSYSQLSQRYVPERDAAFVEPDVIANDPELHEKFLKAAQASVDAYNELLAGLEDKFADAPSATLRRKQARQAARSVLPNATETRIVVTGNYRAWRHFIAMRATEHADVEIRGLAVECLRQLQKAAPNVFADFTISTLPDGTEVASSPKVLEG; encoded by the coding sequence GTGGCCGAGACCGTGTCGCCGAAGGTTCAGCTGATCGCGAAGACGGAGTTCTTCCCGCCGGAGGACGTGCCGTGGTCGACCGACGCCGACGGGGGGGAGGCGCTCGCCGAGTTCGCGGGCCGCGCCTGCTACCAGTCGTGGAAGAAGCCGAACCCGAAGACGGCCACCAACGCCGGCTACATCGACCACATCATCGAGGTCGGTCACCTGTCGGTGCTGGAGCACGGCTCGGTGAGCTTCTACATCAGCGGCGTTTCGCGCTCGCTGACCCACGAGCTGATCCGCCACCGCCACTTCTCCTACTCCCAGCTGTCGCAGCGGTACGTGCCCGAGCGCGACGCCGCGTTCGTCGAGCCGGATGTGATCGCGAACGACCCGGAGCTGCACGAGAAGTTCCTCAAGGCCGCGCAGGCGAGCGTCGACGCGTACAACGAGCTGCTGGCCGGGCTGGAGGACAAGTTCGCCGACGCGCCGAGCGCCACGCTGCGCCGCAAGCAGGCGCGCCAGGCCGCCCGGTCGGTGCTGCCCAACGCCACCGAGACCCGCATCGTGGTGACCGGCAACTACCGCGCCTGGCGGCACTTCATCGCCATGCGCGCCACCGAGCACGCCGACGTGGAGATCCGCGGGCTGGCCGTGGAATGCCTGCGGCAGCTGCAGAAGGCCGCGCCGAACGTGTTCGCCGACTTCACCATCTCCACCCTGCCCGACGGCACCGAGGTCGCCTCCAGCCCGAAGGTCCTCGAAGGGTGA
- a CDS encoding toxin-antitoxin system HicB family antitoxin, with translation MDLTPYITSLREDLTATASAGDEQIRRAAALLSGALEPAVRLVLMNALADLAAEATAQLPDHVVEVRLDGRDVRVVVTGSAGERPRAERPGPPPPPPPPLVEGGDISRMTLRLVEKLKEQAEHAASSQGVSLNTFISQAVQGALHGSQSWHAEKQSGSRSESHLHGWVKG, from the coding sequence ATGGATTTGACCCCGTACATCACCAGCCTCCGCGAGGACCTCACCGCGACGGCCTCGGCCGGGGACGAGCAGATCCGCCGGGCGGCGGCACTGCTGTCCGGCGCGCTGGAGCCCGCGGTCCGGCTGGTGCTGATGAACGCGCTGGCCGACCTCGCCGCCGAGGCGACCGCCCAGCTGCCCGACCACGTCGTCGAGGTGCGCCTGGACGGCCGGGACGTGCGGGTGGTGGTCACCGGTTCCGCCGGCGAGCGGCCACGGGCCGAGCGTCCCGGGCCGCCCCCTCCGCCACCGCCGCCGCTGGTGGAGGGCGGGGACATCTCGCGCATGACGCTGCGCCTGGTGGAGAAGCTCAAGGAGCAGGCCGAGCACGCCGCCTCGTCGCAGGGCGTCTCGCTCAACACGTTCATCTCACAGGCCGTGCAGGGCGCGCTGCACGGTTCGCAGTCCTGGCACGCCGAGAAGCAGAGCGGCTCACGGTCCGAGTCGCACCTGCACGGCTGGGTGAAGGGATAG
- a CDS encoding DUF4097 family beta strand repeat-containing protein encodes MTDPELVRTQTFTLPGPLELDIAVSMGKVEVKLDAEEPEATVEIRHDPDAQQPWTQGISSLLSWVSERFGDQLGTDLSDTPADAVQQTRLEQTGNRLTVHAPKALPLRNIPLAVTVIAPAGTAVEVRAGSANVTATGPAGRVDVSTGTGEIRLDRSEGAATVRSGSGAIRLGPTLAGLHLRTGSGDVEVASLAGSATLATGTGDVWLGTVSGSVLARSGSGDVSVAEAASGNLELVTGSGDIRVGIRPGVSAEVDLTASAGKVSSELDVALDRPDGEIPLNLRARTGSGTAVVTRAAQ; translated from the coding sequence ATGACCGATCCGGAGCTCGTGCGCACGCAGACGTTCACCCTGCCTGGGCCGCTGGAGCTGGACATCGCCGTGTCGATGGGGAAGGTCGAGGTGAAGCTGGACGCCGAGGAGCCCGAGGCGACGGTGGAGATCCGGCACGACCCGGACGCGCAGCAGCCGTGGACGCAGGGGATTTCCAGCCTGCTGAGCTGGGTCAGCGAGCGGTTCGGCGACCAGCTGGGCACCGATCTGAGCGACACGCCCGCGGACGCGGTGCAGCAGACGCGGCTGGAACAGACCGGCAACCGGCTGACGGTGCACGCGCCGAAGGCGTTGCCGCTGCGGAACATCCCGCTCGCGGTCACGGTGATCGCGCCCGCCGGCACCGCCGTGGAAGTGCGGGCCGGGTCGGCGAACGTGACGGCGACCGGGCCTGCCGGGCGGGTGGACGTCTCCACCGGGACCGGCGAGATCAGGCTGGACCGGTCGGAGGGCGCGGCGACGGTGCGCAGCGGCTCCGGCGCGATCCGGCTCGGGCCGACGCTGGCGGGGCTGCACCTGCGCACCGGCAGCGGCGACGTCGAGGTGGCGTCGCTGGCCGGGTCGGCGACGCTGGCCACCGGCACCGGCGATGTCTGGCTGGGCACCGTGTCCGGCTCCGTGCTGGCCCGCAGCGGCAGCGGCGACGTGTCGGTCGCCGAGGCGGCGAGCGGAAACCTGGAGCTGGTCACCGGTTCCGGCGACATCCGGGTCGGGATCCGGCCGGGCGTGTCCGCGGAGGTCGACCTGACCGCGAGCGCAGGCAAGGTGTCGAGCGAGCTGGACGTGGCGCTGGACCGGCCCGACGGCGAGATCCCGCTGAACCTGCGGGCCCGCACGGGATCCGGCACGGCCGTGGTGACCCGCGCGGCGCAGTAG
- a CDS encoding winged helix-turn-helix domain-containing protein, producing MSTTMETMSVAAARRTALAAQGFADPRPGTEPTRRHLKRALSRLQLIQLDSVNVAVRAHYAPLFARLGSYDPALIDEAAWTHSSRKPRLLVETWAHEASLIPVEDWPLLQSGAKRPGWWRNYQPLADRSPSLVDDVLAVVKELGPIGAGGIERELEGESARRPGSWWERSEVKKICELLFGLGQLTTGTRRGFERLYDLTERVVPAEVLARRVSPEQGARELISRAATALGVATEPDLRDYYRLGPETSRRAVAELVEDGVLEEVEVRGWRGPAYRLVGARMPRKVTGRALLCPFDPLIWERARTERLFGFRYRIEIYVPEPKRVYGYYVFPFLLDGELVARVDLKADREAGVLRVQGAFAEPGAEVPRVAAELAGELRLMASWLGLDGFVVGERGDLAPALSRA from the coding sequence ATGAGCACCACCATGGAGACGATGAGTGTGGCGGCCGCCCGGCGGACGGCGCTGGCGGCCCAGGGTTTCGCCGACCCGCGGCCCGGCACCGAACCCACCCGGCGGCACCTCAAGCGCGCGCTGTCGCGGCTGCAGCTGATCCAGCTGGACTCGGTGAACGTCGCGGTGCGGGCGCACTACGCACCGCTGTTCGCGCGGCTGGGCAGCTACGACCCGGCGTTGATCGACGAGGCCGCCTGGACGCACAGCAGCCGCAAGCCGCGGCTGCTGGTGGAGACGTGGGCGCACGAGGCGAGCCTGATCCCGGTCGAGGACTGGCCGCTGTTGCAGTCCGGCGCGAAGCGGCCCGGGTGGTGGCGCAACTACCAGCCCCTCGCCGACCGCTCGCCGTCGCTGGTCGACGACGTGCTGGCGGTGGTGAAGGAGCTCGGCCCGATCGGGGCGGGCGGCATCGAGCGCGAGCTGGAGGGCGAGTCGGCGCGCCGCCCCGGGTCGTGGTGGGAGCGGTCCGAGGTCAAGAAGATCTGCGAGCTGCTGTTCGGTCTGGGCCAGCTGACCACCGGCACGCGGCGCGGGTTCGAGCGGCTGTACGACCTGACCGAGCGGGTCGTGCCGGCCGAGGTCCTGGCGCGGCGCGTGTCGCCCGAGCAGGGGGCGCGCGAGCTGATCTCCCGCGCGGCGACGGCGCTGGGCGTGGCGACGGAGCCGGACCTGCGGGACTACTACCGGCTGGGCCCGGAGACGAGCCGCCGGGCGGTGGCCGAGCTGGTCGAGGACGGGGTGCTGGAGGAGGTCGAGGTGCGCGGCTGGCGCGGCCCGGCGTACCGCCTGGTGGGCGCACGGATGCCGCGGAAGGTGACGGGCCGGGCGCTGCTGTGCCCGTTCGACCCGCTGATCTGGGAGCGGGCCCGCACCGAGCGGCTGTTCGGGTTCCGGTACCGCATCGAGATCTACGTGCCCGAGCCCAAGCGCGTGTACGGCTACTACGTGTTCCCGTTCCTGCTCGACGGCGAACTGGTGGCGCGGGTCGACCTGAAGGCCGACCGGGAGGCCGGGGTGCTGCGGGTGCAGGGCGCGTTCGCCGAGCCGGGCGCCGAAGTGCCGCGGGTGGCCGCCGAGCTGGCGGGGGAGTTGCGGTTGATGGCCTCGTGGCTGGGGCTGGACGGTTTCGTGGTGGGGGAGCGGGGTGATCTGGCGCCGGCCCTGAGCCGGGCGTGA
- a CDS encoding glycosyltransferase 87 family protein, translating into MRYGSTAERVRLGLELLLAVGLFAALAYYAHGIRKWPTDVDIYRLGADTFLKGHSIYSELPVSTIGGALPYTYPPFSAVLFTPLAIIPPPIGYPLLTGVTCLALFPIILAYRNSSPDLRRRGGSGSRGGRSPPPTAPP; encoded by the coding sequence ATGAGGTACGGCAGTACCGCCGAGCGGGTACGCCTGGGCTTGGAACTCCTGCTGGCCGTCGGCCTGTTCGCCGCGCTCGCGTACTACGCGCACGGCATCCGGAAGTGGCCGACCGACGTCGACATCTACCGGCTGGGCGCGGACACGTTCCTCAAGGGCCACTCGATCTACTCGGAGCTACCCGTCTCGACCATCGGCGGCGCGCTGCCCTACACCTACCCGCCGTTCTCCGCGGTGCTGTTCACCCCGTTGGCGATCATCCCGCCGCCGATCGGCTACCCGCTGCTGACCGGCGTGACCTGCCTGGCGCTGTTCCCGATCATCCTGGCCTACCGCAACTCCTCGCCGGACCTTCGACGGCGAGGTGGATCCGGGAGCCGGGGTGGCCGATCGCCTCCGCCCACCGCGCCTCCGTGA
- a CDS encoding GtrA family protein has protein sequence MQQDIRVTRSLVERFASFCATVVRYLPLGLNMLVPPSFVGFALINGFTFGVDLLLLTLGHGVAGLPLPAAITVAYVCAFALSFVLNRVFNFRSHAPVGRQAVRYAIAVAVNYFAFILGAGAGLAALGVQYHLARIIAGACEAVFLYSVLRWIVFTDRSRA, from the coding sequence GTGCAACAGGACATCCGGGTGACGCGGTCGCTCGTGGAGAGGTTCGCGTCGTTCTGCGCGACGGTCGTCCGGTACCTGCCCCTCGGGCTGAACATGCTGGTCCCGCCCAGCTTCGTGGGCTTCGCGCTGATCAACGGGTTCACCTTCGGCGTCGACCTGCTGCTGCTGACCCTGGGCCACGGCGTGGCCGGGCTGCCGCTGCCGGCCGCCATCACCGTGGCCTACGTGTGCGCCTTCGCGCTGAGCTTCGTGCTCAACCGCGTCTTCAACTTCCGCTCGCACGCCCCGGTCGGGCGCCAGGCCGTGCGCTACGCGATCGCGGTGGCGGTCAACTACTTCGCGTTCATCCTCGGCGCCGGGGCGGGCCTGGCCGCGCTGGGCGTGCAGTACCACCTGGCGCGCATCATCGCCGGCGCGTGCGAGGCCGTGTTCCTCTACAGCGTGCTTCGCTGGATCGTGTTCACCGACCGCAGCCGCGCGTAG
- a CDS encoding membrane protein encodes MFAWFWVTLGVAFGSAIVPVISVEVFVLGLVASEPGLHWLLIGAAVSIGQIAGKLLYYLAARGSIRLPRFLHDRLHRERPPSRRRDRWHQRTKWLRGKVEALRERCHRHPHWMTGTYGVSSLVGLPPFMATTVLAGLADMRMSTFLTAGLTGRFIRYSALAACPAVFAGWFHH; translated from the coding sequence ATGTTCGCCTGGTTCTGGGTGACGCTCGGCGTCGCCTTCGGCTCGGCGATCGTGCCCGTGATCAGCGTCGAGGTGTTCGTGCTGGGGCTCGTGGCCAGCGAGCCGGGGCTGCATTGGCTGCTGATCGGCGCGGCCGTCTCGATCGGCCAGATCGCCGGCAAACTGCTGTACTACCTGGCCGCGCGCGGGTCGATCAGGCTGCCGCGGTTCCTGCACGACCGCCTGCACCGCGAGCGCCCGCCCAGCCGCCGCCGCGACCGGTGGCACCAGCGCACGAAGTGGCTGCGCGGCAAGGTGGAGGCCCTGCGCGAGCGCTGCCACCGGCACCCGCACTGGATGACCGGCACCTACGGGGTCAGCTCGCTGGTCGGGCTCCCCCCGTTCATGGCGACGACGGTGCTGGCGGGCCTGGCCGACATGCGGATGTCGACGTTCCTCACGGCGGGCCTGACCGGGCGGTTCATCAGGTACAGCGCGCTGGCCGCGTGCCCGGCGGTGTTCGCGGGCTGGTTCCACCACTGA
- a CDS encoding aldo/keto reductase, with protein MRYRLFGRTGLRVAEMFLGAMALQEPDEARRVVKAYADAGGNVIDTASAYAESESVLGEVLTDRDRFVLATKYTLTRDPHDPNAGGSHRKNLVASLERSLRRLRTDYVDILWVHTWDPHTPVAETLRALDDLVRAGKVRYLGVSDTPAWVVSRADVLAEWRGWTPFAGVQVPYSLLNRDIERDVLPMAEQLGLTVAAWGVLEHGALTGSSRVGSPSPEQQRVAAAVRAVADELGVTPAQVAIAWSRARSSVVHPLIGFRTADRVAETVAALDVTLPPEAVAKLEAAAPFEPGPFADFVNRSAASAGVFGHGEVVGRQLRE; from the coding sequence ATGAGATACCGGCTTTTCGGGCGCACCGGGCTGCGCGTGGCGGAGATGTTCCTCGGGGCGATGGCGCTGCAGGAACCCGACGAGGCGCGGCGGGTGGTCAAGGCCTACGCCGACGCCGGGGGCAACGTGATCGACACGGCCTCGGCGTACGCGGAGAGCGAGAGCGTGCTGGGCGAGGTGCTGACGGATCGCGACCGGTTCGTGCTGGCGACCAAGTACACGCTGACGCGGGACCCGCACGACCCGAACGCCGGGGGCAGCCACCGCAAGAACCTGGTCGCGTCGCTGGAGCGCAGCCTGCGGCGGTTGCGCACCGACTACGTCGACATCCTGTGGGTGCACACGTGGGACCCGCACACGCCGGTCGCCGAGACGTTGCGTGCGCTGGACGACCTGGTCCGGGCCGGGAAGGTCAGGTACCTCGGGGTGTCCGACACGCCCGCGTGGGTGGTGAGCCGGGCGGACGTGCTGGCGGAGTGGCGCGGGTGGACGCCGTTCGCGGGCGTGCAGGTGCCCTACAGCCTCCTGAACCGCGACATCGAGCGCGACGTGCTGCCGATGGCCGAGCAGCTGGGGCTGACCGTGGCGGCGTGGGGCGTCCTGGAGCACGGCGCGCTGACCGGGTCCAGCCGGGTCGGTTCGCCGTCGCCGGAGCAGCAGCGGGTGGCGGCCGCGGTGCGCGCGGTGGCGGACGAGCTGGGTGTCACGCCGGCGCAGGTGGCGATCGCGTGGTCGCGGGCGCGGTCGTCGGTCGTGCACCCGCTGATCGGGTTCCGCACGGCGGACCGGGTCGCGGAGACCGTCGCCGCGCTGGACGTGACGCTGCCCCCGGAGGCGGTGGCGAAGCTGGAGGCGGCGGCGCCGTTCGAGCCGGGCCCGTTCGCCGACTTCGTGAACCGGTCGGCGGCCAGCGCGGGGGTGTTCGGCCACGGCGAGGTGGTGGGGCGTCAGCTGCGGGAGTGA
- a CDS encoding membrane protein, with translation MKARNVALVMTAALVVYLVLLGARGVELIATGTGVGIALGVGVLVLPLLGLWMVVATWRSGTRIQHLARRLDAEGGLPDVADLPRRPSGRVDRAAADAWFEERRAELEQHPEDWRYWYRLAHAYDLAGDRRRARATMRKALDLEAAEAAR, from the coding sequence GTGAAGGCCCGCAACGTCGCACTGGTGATGACCGCCGCGCTGGTGGTCTACCTGGTGCTGCTCGGGGCGCGCGGGGTGGAGCTGATCGCGACCGGGACAGGCGTGGGCATCGCGCTCGGCGTCGGCGTGCTGGTGCTGCCGCTGCTCGGGCTGTGGATGGTCGTCGCGACCTGGCGGTCCGGCACGCGGATCCAGCACCTGGCGCGACGGCTGGACGCCGAGGGCGGGCTGCCGGACGTGGCCGACCTGCCGCGCCGCCCGTCCGGCCGGGTGGACCGCGCCGCGGCGGACGCGTGGTTCGAGGAGCGCCGCGCGGAGCTGGAGCAGCACCCCGAGGACTGGCGGTACTGGTACCGGCTGGCGCACGCGTACGACCTGGCGGGCGACCGGCGCCGAGCCCGCGCCACGATGCGCAAGGCGCTGGACCTGGAGGCGGCGGAGGCGGCCCGCTAG
- the dapB gene encoding 4-hydroxy-tetrahydrodipicolinate reductase, with product MNPRGEDNPIRVGVLGAQGRMGAQVVKAAGGAPDMTVVATLDAGDDLAALTEAGAEVVVDFTHPDAVMGNLEFLVANGLHAVVGTTGFSEERLETVRSWLAGKPEVGVLIAPNFALGAVLAMRFAQQAARFYSSVEVIELHHNRKADAPSGTAAHTARLISQARREAGLKPGADATTSELDGARGARVEDVHVHSVRLPGLVAHEEILFGQEGETLTIRHDSMDRTSFMPGVLLGVREVLGRPGLTVGLENVLDL from the coding sequence ATGAACCCCCGCGGCGAGGACAACCCGATCCGGGTCGGCGTGCTGGGCGCCCAGGGACGGATGGGTGCGCAGGTGGTCAAGGCCGCCGGGGGCGCGCCCGACATGACGGTCGTGGCGACGCTGGACGCGGGCGACGACCTGGCCGCGCTGACCGAGGCCGGCGCGGAGGTGGTCGTCGACTTCACCCACCCGGACGCGGTGATGGGCAACCTGGAGTTCCTGGTGGCCAACGGGTTGCACGCGGTCGTCGGCACCACCGGGTTCAGCGAGGAGCGGCTGGAGACGGTCCGGTCGTGGCTGGCGGGCAAGCCGGAGGTCGGGGTGCTGATCGCGCCGAACTTCGCGCTCGGCGCGGTGCTCGCGATGCGGTTCGCGCAGCAGGCGGCCCGGTTCTACTCCTCGGTCGAGGTCATCGAGCTGCACCACAACCGCAAGGCGGACGCCCCCTCCGGCACGGCGGCGCACACGGCGCGGCTGATCTCGCAGGCGCGCCGCGAGGCCGGGCTGAAGCCGGGCGCGGACGCGACGACGAGCGAGCTGGACGGCGCCCGCGGCGCGCGGGTCGAGGACGTGCACGTGCACTCGGTGCGGCTGCCCGGGCTGGTGGCGCACGAGGAGATTCTGTTCGGGCAGGAGGGCGAGACGCTCACCATCCGGCACGACTCGATGGACCGGACCTCGTTCATGCCGGGTGTGCTGCTCGGGGTGCGGGAGGTGCTGGGCCGTCCCGGCCTGACCGTCGGCCTCGAGAACGTGCTCGACCTGTGA